The Vitis riparia cultivar Riparia Gloire de Montpellier isolate 1030 chromosome 3, EGFV_Vit.rip_1.0, whole genome shotgun sequence genome includes a region encoding these proteins:
- the LOC117909421 gene encoding bifunctional phosphatase IMPL2, chloroplastic: MLSQTSAFVSYSSQFRSVRFSANLSTSALGRTSLSLPMASNSKLSNQIQNIGLGLNDSELDRFADVGNKVADAAGEVIRGYFRKKFDILQKEDLSPVTIADQAAEESMVSILLESFPSHAIYGEENGWRCKEKFADYVWVLDPIDGTKSFITGKPLFGTLIALLHKGRPILGIIDQPVLRERWIGMSGRKTTLNGQEVATRDCAKLAQAYLYTTSPHLFSGDAEDAFARVRNKVKVPLYGCDCYAYALLASGYVDLVIESGLKPYDFLSLVPVIEGAGGVITDWKGQQLYWEASSDSHAPSFNVVAAGDEELHQQALDSLQWQ; this comes from the exons ATGCTATCGCAAACCTCAGCATTCGTCTCATATTCTTCTCAGTTTCGAAGTGTTCGATTCTCTGCCAATCTCTCGACCTCTGCCCTTGGCCGAACCTCACTCAGTCTTCCAATGGCTTCTAATTCGAAGCTCTCAAATCAAATCCAGAACATCGGCTTAGGGCTCAATGACTCTGAACTCGACAGGTTCGCCGATGTCGGCAACAAAGTTGCTGATGCCGCCGGAGAAGTGATTCGCGGGTATTTTCGCAAAAAGTTTGACATTCTCCAGAAGGAGGATTTAA GTCCTGTAACAATTGCAGATCAAGCAGCAGAGGAATCTATGGTTTCAATCTTATTAGAGAGTTTTCCTTCTCATGCAAT TTATGGAGAGGAGAATGGGTGGAGATGTAAAGAGAAGTTTGCAGACTATGTTTGGGTTTTAGATCCAATAGATGGGACAAAGAGTTTCATAActg GCAAACCATTGTTTGGCACTCTAATTGCTCTTCTGCACAAGGGTAGACCG ATTCTTGGCATAATTGATCAGCCTGTTTTACGTGAAAGATGGATTGGGATGAGTGGAAGAAAAACGACATTGAATGGACAAGAAGTAGCCACACGGGATTGTGCAAAACTAGCACAAGCGTATTT GTACACCACAAGTCCTCACCTGTTCAGTGGAGATGCTGAAGATGCATTTGCCCGTGTTAGAAATAAG GTGAAAGTGCCATTATATGGCTGTGACTGTTATGCTTATGCCCTTTTGGCATCTGGATATGTGGATCTTGTGATTGAGTCTGGTCTCAAG CCATATGATTTCCTTTCGCTGGTACCTGTGATAGAAGGTGCTGGGGGAGTCATAACTGACTGGAAAGGGCAACAGCTTTATTGGGAGGCTTCCTCAGATTCACATGCCCCAA GTTTTAACGTAGTGGCCGCAGGAGATGAAGAGCTTCACCAGCAAGCTCTAGATTCATTGCAATGGCAGTAA